One Belonocnema kinseyi isolate 2016_QV_RU_SX_M_011 chromosome 6, B_treatae_v1, whole genome shotgun sequence genomic region harbors:
- the LOC117174696 gene encoding trypsin alpha-3-like: MIGFLTIAALVFTANSASLNSFTPRIIGGSAVSSIEDVPYQVSVRLNDQHHCGGIIISKNYVLTAAACLISGALNQYTIRAGSLINKYGGTLHQISRIIIHEQFYINNLNVPVNDIALIQVISPFIFDGSRDAVPLVEQPIRVGSVARISGWGWMNSTFPLQLRRASVQVIDTRICNNRYEGNIPPNQICAYARGQDACQADSGGPLVVGLRLAGIISWGKGCALENYPGVYTDVYAYRNWITSYTGVLSQ; encoded by the exons ATGATTGGATTCCTGACGATAGCAGCTCTGGTTTTTACTGCAAAct CGGCGTCACTAAATTCATTCACCCCTCGCATAATAGGAGGTTCGGCGGTGTCAAGCATTGAAGATGTACCCTACCAAGTGAGCGTCCGTTTGAATGATCAACACCACTGTGGTGGTATTATAATTTCCAAAAACTATGTTCTCACCGCAGCAGCATGTCTAATATCTGGTGCCCTTAATCAATATACCATCCGAGCTGGATCACTGATTAACAAATATGGTGGTACCCTTCACCAAATCAGTCGAATAATCATACACGAACAATTCTACATAAACAATCTAAACGTCCCAGTCAATGATATCGCATTAATCCAAGTAATCTCTCCCTTTATTTTTGACGGTTCGCGAGATGCTGTTCCACTAGTAGAACAACCTATCAGAGTCGGAAGTGTCGCCAGAATCTCCGGTTGGGGATGGATGAATTCAACTTTTCCACTTCAACTTCGAAGGGCTAGTGTACAAGTGATCGATACTAGAATTTGTAATAATAGATACGAAGGAAATATTCCACCAAATCAGATTTGTGCTTATGCGAGAGGGCAAGATGCGTGTCAAGCTGATTCTGGTGGTCCCTTGGTTGTTGGACTTCGTCTCGCTGGAATAATCTCCTGGGGCAAAGGCTGTGCACTAGAAAATTATCCTGGTGTCTACACTGATGTATATGCGTACAGAAACTGGATCACTTCCTACACGGGTGTCCTAAGCcaataa